From one Pecten maximus chromosome 8, xPecMax1.1, whole genome shotgun sequence genomic stretch:
- the LOC117333319 gene encoding short-chain collagen C4-like has product MFRIVFPSLLFVIVVSINGQSNNKRLLVGDPQDIQQELIRIQSELQLQQRKTETLQTAIQTLTIENTQLKTSISGNGGTVFTRWGREDCPENVTTLVYSGYAGGSHYSHSGGAAEYVCMPTDPIWGPHKDTPVYHGHAGYMYGAEYEEPTALFGVKNTLQDVPCAVCMTKQYSTTLMIPGRNECYTGWTEAYHGDLASGYYGHTAASQYVCVDSQPQVLETGSSVNQNGKLFYGVQSKCGPLPCPPYENGKFLTCVVCLV; this is encoded by the exons ATGTTCCGTATCGTATTCCCTTCATTGTTAtttgtcattgttgtttctATCAATGGCCAGTCAAACAATAAACGACTCTTAGTAGGTGACCCCCAGGATATCCAACAAGAGCTGATCCGGATCCAGTCGGAGCTACAGTTACAGCAACGTAAGACAGAAACACTACAAACGGCGATTCAGACTCTGACGATCGAAAACACCCAGCTGAAAACCAGTATCTCAG GTAATGGTGGTACCGTGTTTACGCGATGGGGACGAGAGGACTGCCCAGAAAATGTAACTACGTTGGTTTATTCAG GGTACGCAGGCGGCTCGCACTATAGCCATTCCGGAGGAGCGGCGGAGTATGTTTGTATGCCAACTGATCCTATATGGGGACCACACAAGGATACACCTGTCTATCATGGCCACGCGGGTTACATGTATGGTGCCGAGTACGAGGAACCGACCGCATTGTTTGGTGTTAAAAACACTCTACAAGACGTGCCATGCGCTGTTTGTATGACAAAACAATATTCCACTACGCTCATGATTCCCGGTCGAAATGAATGCTACACGGGTTGGACTGAAGCTTACCATGGCGATTTAGCTTCCGGCTACTACGGACATACTGCGGCCTCCCAATATGTCTGCGTCGACTCGCAACCACAGGTTTTAGAAACAGGAAGTAGCGTCAACCAAAACGGCAAACTTTTCTACGGTGTCCAGTCGAAATGTGGCCCTCTCCCCTGCCCCCCTTATGAGAATGGTAAATTTCTTACGTGTGTAGTTTGCTTGGTGtaa